From a single Syntrophorhabdales bacterium genomic region:
- the rny gene encoding ribonuclease Y, which produces MNIILITEIAIVAIVALCLGYVLTRLVQRKKVGEYESIGKKILDDAKKEADVLRREASVQAKDTVLQARNELEQEIKSRRNEILNIEKRLSQKESNLDKKSDLLEKKEDELSRRERGISNKEGQLENKIKENDFLIKEQRVRLEKISGLTTEDAKKMLLQSLEDEARYEGLKVAKKIEEEAREKADKKAKEIIALAIQRYAGEYVAEDAVSVVSLPNEEMKGRIIGREGRNIRALEAATGVDIIIDDTPEAVILSCFNPIRREVARVAIERLISDGRIHPARIEEIVSKVAEELDDKIKSAGEQAVFDAGVHNVHPEIVRLLGRLKFRSSYSQNVYQHSLEVAFISGIIAGELKLSVPGAKRAGLLHDIGKAVDHEVEGSHSAIGADLAKKYGESDEIVHSILAHHEEVPMGSLLDVIVQAADALSGARPGARKEMLETYIKRLDELERIAGSFTGVEKSYAIQAGREIRIVVSSDKVTDDGIFALSKDIAKKVETELSYPGQIKVVVIRETRAVDYAK; this is translated from the coding sequence TTGAATATAATCCTTATAACCGAAATCGCTATCGTCGCTATAGTGGCTCTCTGCCTGGGCTATGTCCTTACAAGACTGGTGCAGCGCAAGAAAGTTGGCGAATATGAATCGATCGGCAAAAAGATTCTGGATGACGCAAAAAAAGAGGCAGATGTCCTCAGGCGAGAGGCGTCAGTCCAGGCCAAGGACACTGTCCTGCAGGCCAGGAATGAACTGGAGCAGGAGATAAAGAGCCGACGAAACGAGATACTGAACATCGAGAAACGGCTTTCTCAGAAGGAGTCGAATCTCGACAAGAAGAGTGACCTGCTGGAAAAGAAGGAGGATGAGCTTTCCAGGAGGGAACGGGGTATCTCAAACAAAGAGGGGCAGCTTGAGAATAAGATCAAGGAAAATGACTTCCTGATCAAGGAACAGAGAGTTCGGCTGGAGAAGATATCGGGTCTGACGACAGAAGACGCAAAAAAGATGCTTCTGCAATCGCTCGAGGACGAGGCCCGGTACGAGGGATTGAAAGTTGCCAAGAAAATCGAGGAGGAGGCCCGGGAGAAGGCTGATAAAAAAGCAAAGGAAATCATAGCCCTCGCCATTCAACGTTACGCCGGTGAGTATGTGGCCGAAGATGCAGTCTCTGTTGTTTCTCTTCCCAACGAAGAGATGAAGGGGCGCATTATCGGAAGGGAAGGGCGCAACATACGCGCCCTGGAAGCAGCGACAGGCGTGGACATCATCATCGACGACACGCCGGAGGCGGTGATCCTCTCCTGTTTCAACCCTATCAGACGGGAGGTTGCACGGGTCGCTATAGAGAGGCTTATTTCAGACGGGAGAATACATCCCGCCCGCATCGAAGAAATCGTCTCCAAGGTGGCTGAGGAACTGGACGATAAAATCAAGTCGGCGGGCGAGCAGGCGGTCTTTGATGCAGGCGTGCACAACGTGCACCCGGAGATCGTACGATTGCTGGGAAGGCTCAAGTTCAGGAGCAGTTACTCTCAGAATGTGTACCAGCATTCGTTGGAAGTGGCTTTCATTTCGGGGATCATTGCAGGAGAGCTCAAGCTGAGTGTTCCCGGTGCGAAACGCGCAGGACTACTGCATGATATAGGCAAGGCTGTGGACCATGAAGTGGAAGGATCCCACTCGGCGATAGGTGCCGATCTGGCCAAGAAATACGGGGAAAGTGACGAGATTGTGCACTCGATCCTCGCGCACCACGAGGAAGTCCCCATGGGAAGTTTGCTTGATGTGATCGTCCAGGCAGCCGACGCCCTGTCAGGCGCCAGGCCGGGCGCGCGCAAGGAGATGCTGGAGACGTACATAAAGCGCCTGGATGAGCTTGAACGTATAGCCGGCAGCTTTACCGGCGTTGAGAAGTCGTACGCGATTCAGGCAGGTCGGGAGATCAGGATTGTCGTGAGCAGTGATAAAGTCACGGATGAC